A window of the Nycticebus coucang isolate mNycCou1 chromosome 3, mNycCou1.pri, whole genome shotgun sequence genome harbors these coding sequences:
- the ZNF503 gene encoding zinc finger protein 503, whose product MSTAPSLSALRSSKHSGGGGGGADPAWTSALSGSSSGPGPGSSPAGTTKPFVHAVPPSDPLRQANRLPIKVLKMLTARTGHILHPEYLQPLPSTPVSPIELDAKKSPLALLAQTCSQIGKPDPSPSSKLSSVASNGGGSGGVGGGAAGDKDAKSGPLKLSDIGVEDKSSFKPYSKPGSDKKEPGGGGGGGGGGGGGGGGVSAEKSGFRVPSATCQPFTPRTGSPSSSASACSPGGMLPSAGGGPEGKDDKKDTDAGGGNGNKGAGGASAEGGPAGLAHGRISCGGGINVDVNQHPDGGPGGKALGSDCGGSSGSSSGSGPSAPTSSSVLGSGLVAPVSPYKPGQTVFPLPPAGMTYPGSLAGAYAGYPPQFLPHGVALDPTKPGSLVGAQLAAAAAGSLGCSKPAGSSPLAGASPPSVMTASLCRDPYCLSYHCASHLAGAAAASASCAHDPAAAAAALKSGYPLVYPTHPLHGVHSSLTAAAAAGATPPSLAGHPLYPYGFMLPNDPLPHICNWVSANGPCDKRFATSEELLSHLRTHTAFPGTDKLLSGYPSSSSLASAAAAAMACHMHIPTSAAPGSPGTLALRSPHHALGLSSRYHPYSKSPLPTPGAPVPVPAATGPYYSPYALYGQRLTTASALGYQ is encoded by the exons ATGAGCACAGCGCCCTCGCTTTCTGCCCTAAGAAGCAGTAAGCacagcggcggcggcggtggcggtgCAGACCCTGCCTGGACCAGCGCGCTCTCTGGAAGTAGCTCCGGCCCCGGCCCAGGCTCGTCCCCGGCCGGCACCACCAAGCCTTTTGTGCACGCCGTGCCCCCGTCTGACCCCCTGCGCCAGGCCAACCGCCTGCCCATCAAGGTGCTGAAGATGCTGACGGCGCGGACTGGCCACATTTTGCACCCCGAATACCTAcagcccctgccctccacccccGTCAGCCCAATCGAG CTCGATGCCAAGAAGAGCCCGCTGGCGCTGTTGGCGCAAACATGCTCACAGATCGGGAAGCCCGACCCCTCGCCCTCCTCCAAACTCTCCTCGGTCGCCTCCAACGGGGGCGGCTCTGGAGGTGTAGGCGGCGGCGCAGCGGGCGACAAGGACGCCAAGTCGGGCCCCCTCAAGCTGAGCGACATCGGCGTGGAAGACAAGTCAAGTTTCAAGCCGTACTCCAAACCCGGCTCGGATAAGAAGGAGCCGGGAGGCGGCGGTGgaggcggcggcggtggcggggGCGGTGGCGGGGGTGTTTCGGCAGAGAAGTCGGGATTCCGGGTACCGAGCGCCACCTGCCAGCCATTCACGCCCAGGACAGGCAGCCCGAGCTCCAGCGCCTCTGCCTGCTCGCCGGGAGGCATGCTGCCCTCGGCCGGGGGCGGCCCTGAGGGCAAGGACGACAAGAAAGACACCGACGCGGGCGGCGGCAACGGGAACAAGGGCGCCGGGGGCGCCTCGGCTGAAGGGGGGCCCGCGGGGCTGGCGCATGGCCGGATTAGTTGCGGCGGCGGGATTAATGTGGACGTGAATCAGCACCCGGATGGGGGCCCGGGGGGCAAGGCTCTAGGTTCGGACTGCGGCGGCTCATCGGGCTCGAGCTCTGGTTCCGGCCCCAGcgctcccacctcctcctccgtGCTGGGCTCTGGGCTGGTAGCACCGGTGTCGCCCTACAAGCCGGGCCAGACAGTGTTCCCTCTGCCGCCCGCGGGCATGACCTacccaggcagcctggctgggGCCTACGCCGGCTACCCGCCGCAGTTCCTGCCCCACGGCGTGGCGCTCGACCCCACTAAGCCGGGGAGCCTGGTGGGGGCGCAGCTGGCGGCGGCCGCGGCCGGCTCTCTAGGCTGCAGTAAGCCGGCGGGATCGAGCCCCTTGGCCGGGGCGTCGCCGCCATCCGTGATGACAGCCAGTCTATGCCGGGACCCGTACTGCCTGAGCTACCACTGCGCCAGCCACCTGGCGGGGGCGGCGGCCGCCAGCGCGTCTTGCGCTCATGATCCGGCCGCAGCTGCCGCGGCGCTCAAGTCCGGATACCCTCTGGTGTACCCCACGCACCCACTGCACGGGGTGCACTCGTCGCTGACAGCGGCGGCCGCTGCGGGCGCCACACCGCCCTCTCTGGCAGGCCACCCCCTCTACCCCTACGGCTTTATGCTCCCCAACGACCCGCTGCCCCACATCTGCAACTGGGTGTCGGCCAACGGGCCGTGTGACAAGCGCTTCGCCACGTCCGAAGAGCTGCTGAGCCACTTGCGGACCCATACGGCTTTCCCCGGGACAGACAAACTGCTGTCGGGCTATCCCAGCTCGTCGTCTCTGGccagcgccgccgccgccgccatggCTTGCCACATGCACATCCCCACGTCGGCCGCTCCGGGCAGCCCTGGGACGCTGGCGCTGCGCAGCCCCCACCACGCGCTGGGACTCAGCAGCCGCTACCACCCCTACTCCAAGAGCCCGCTGCCCACGCCTGGCGCCCCCGTGCCGGTGCCGGCCGCCACCGGACCATACTACTCCCCCTACGCCCTCTACGGACAGAGACTGACCACCGCTTCGGCGCTGGGGTATCAGTGA